The Penicillium digitatum chromosome 6, complete sequence genome has a window encoding:
- a CDS encoding SWI5-dependent HO expression protein 3, translated as MGGFKRVMKRLSPSKNLMPIAADPPICAEAPQVNLPHVDTQLNMHQHNGFLDNESATEGQYGNYSQASSSPPNPPNPSSPPVDTNGDAPTSEWSAVGHAATGKSGRVIHNLQEEIARLTRECTLYRSRAEEYQETNEAYKIQQQNMTERLRNLEQVNETSLTSIARKDRKLEELRAELQHERSKRQGMETDASQINETMREERENHNREQARSLEIAKHYETQYEVLSNAMKRDKVELEKRLNTIWAEFTTIANAQKTHIHHTERLEALADQKKREFDSLKESYEKLLAQHSAYKKLKENDFRKTIESAKSNNDLIAGVLAQVKETETDMKWAIRLNKSRQSTD; from the exons ATGGGGGGCTTCAAACGGGTTATGAAGCGTCTCAGCCCTAGCAAAAATCTTATGCCGATTGCTGCTGACCCCCCTATCTGTGCAGAAGCGCCACAAGTCAATCTCCCGCATGTGGACACGCAATTGAATATGCACCAGCACAACGGATTCCTCGACAACGAATCAGCCACCGAAGGCCAGTATG GAAACTACAGTCAGGCCTCCTCGTCTCCTCCGAACCCCCCGAACCCTTCCTCGCCCCCTGTCGACACGAATGGCGATGCTCCCACATCAGAATGGTCAGCAGTCGGCCATGCAGCGACAGGGAAATCAGGACGCGTTATCCACAATCTCCAGGAGGAAATAGCACGTTTAACGCGCGAATGCACGCTCTACAGGTCCCGCGCGGAGGAGTACCAAGaaaccaatgaagcctacaAGATCCAGCAACAAAACATGACGGAGCGCCTACGGAACCTAGAGCAAGTCAACGAGACCAGCCTCACCTCAATTGCACGAAAAGACCGAAAGCTTGAGGAACTGAGAGCGGAGCTCCAGCACGAGCGCAGCAAGCGACAGGGCATGGAAACAGACGCAAGCCAGATCAACGAGACGATGCGTGAGGAGCGAGAGAACCACAATCGCGAACAAGCCCGGTCACTAGAGATCGCCAAGCACTACGAGACGCAGTACGAGGTCCTATCCAACGCGATGAAACGCGACAAGGTGGAGTTAGAAAAACGCCTCAATACCATCTGGGCTGAGTTCACGACTATTGCCAACGCGCAGAAAACACATATACACCACACTGAGCGCCTAGAGGCTCTTGCAGATCAGAAGAAGAGGGAGTTCGACTCCCTCAAGGAATCTTATGAGAAGCTGCTCGCCCAGCACTCTGCATATAAGAAACTGAAGGAAAACGACTTCCGCAAAACGATTGAATCGGCCAAATCCAACAACGATTTGATCGCTGGTGTTCTGGCTCAGGTCAAGGAGACCGAGACGGACATGAAATGGGCGATCCGGCTCAACAAAAGTCGCCAAAGCACCGATTGA
- a CDS encoding Cell wall beta-glucan synthesis: MHFSKSVITLTASLVSLGLAADPLIFTSWPHEPLEPGKPVTLTWTGADPGLPVTIFLRQGPSGDLQDVKPITTSSKGDTFTWTPDNDIKPGNTYAFQITQKDQTNYTALLKSAGKPAADVPAAKDAKPETGTAATATTGTTTGTTTSVGAATGTNIGTTTGTSPGTATVPTTDTTTGITTDTTETTSAPHTQIIDGTTETTQATQTTMTSTASKPLISSATNPSGSPSSSAAARSTDSSKATDTEVFNGKEASSTGSMRTGAASIPQFSLHLVMGITGLLAYLV, from the exons ATGCATTTCTCCAAAAGTGTTATTACCCTCACGGCTTCCCTAGTGTCCCTTGGTCTCGCTGCCGACCCTCTAATCTTCACTTCCTGGCCTCATGAACCCCTCGAACCTGGCAAGCCGGTTACCCTAACATGGACCGGCGCTGATCCTGGTCTG CCCGTAACTATTTTCCTTCGCCAAGGACCCTCGGGTGACCTCCAAGATGTCAAGCCCATCACTACCTCCAGTAAGGGTGACACCTTCACCTGGACTCCTGATAATGATATCAAACCCGGCAACACATACGCCTTCCAGATCACGCAGAAAGATCAGACCAATTACACTGCTCTTCTTAAGTCAGCTGGCAAGCCCGCTGCTGATGTTCCCGCAGCTAAGGATGCCAAACCTGAAACTGGAACTGCGGCTACTGCGACTACTGGCACCACCACCGGAACCACAACTAGTGTTGGTGCAGCTACTGGTACAAACATCGGCACCACAACTGGCACTAGTCCTGGTACTGCCACTGTTCCCACCACCGATACCACAACTGGTATTACCACCGACACTACCGAAACTACGTCCGCCCCTCACACCCAGATTATAGACGGTACAACCGAGACAACCCAAGCAACCCAGACCACAATGACCAGCACTGCCAGCAAGCCACTCATCAGCTCTGCTACTAACCCTTCTGGAAGCCCTTCCAGCTCCGCTGCTGCCAGGTCCACTGATAGCTCGAAAGCTACCGACACTGAGGTCTTCAATGGCAAGGAAGCATCCTCCACCGGAAGTATGCGCACCGGCGCTGCTTCCATCCCACAATTCTCCCTCCACTTGGTAATGGGTATTACCGGTCTCTTGGCCTACCTAGTCTAA